One genomic segment of Salinigranum rubrum includes these proteins:
- a CDS encoding DUF7533 family protein has protein sequence MALGISESIQLAASLVFAIPLGIFGVDTLLRGDTFLGGVALVVAVLMVLLPRMLTTPTDIPAAAAEKAVGKAVKMPDDEENQD, from the coding sequence ATGGCGCTGGGTATCTCCGAATCGATCCAGCTGGCGGCGAGCCTCGTCTTCGCCATCCCGCTCGGCATCTTCGGCGTCGACACGCTCCTCCGCGGGGACACCTTCCTCGGCGGCGTCGCTCTCGTCGTCGCCGTGTTGATGGTCCTCCTCCCCCGGATGCTCACGACACCGACCGACATCCCCGCGGCGGCTGCCGAGAAGGCCGTCGGCAAGGCGGTCAAGATGCCCGACGACGAGGAGAACCAGGACTGA
- a CDS encoding M24 family metallopeptidase: MKTPAERDAVRALGTATGSGFDTAAERLAGGDVREGRLHDAEGPLTADRLARSVAAALAGSGVETPDVRVRGVGTDALSAGRPVVVDCQPVGPSGTRIRAAWTFVVDGDGGWERRAQLALDAAHRAGRDRLSAALDGDSVTAGEVAGEVRAEVTAYGFEEPSVTVDGVGLASRERPRGGEEVESGQVVVVAASVSRAGDETVSEGRRTDVVRHVETLCLDGDDGGSVERVVPLPKSLSPSRALD; this comes from the coding sequence GTGAAGACGCCCGCCGAGCGCGACGCCGTCCGAGCGCTCGGGACGGCGACGGGGAGCGGATTCGACACGGCAGCCGAGCGCCTCGCCGGGGGCGACGTCAGGGAGGGGAGGCTCCACGACGCCGAAGGGCCGCTGACGGCCGACCGACTCGCCCGCTCGGTGGCCGCCGCGCTCGCAGGGAGTGGCGTCGAGACCCCCGACGTTCGGGTGAGAGGAGTCGGCACGGACGCGCTCTCGGCCGGCCGACCGGTCGTCGTGGACTGTCAGCCGGTGGGACCGAGCGGGACACGGATTCGAGCGGCGTGGACGTTCGTCGTCGACGGCGACGGCGGGTGGGAGCGACGGGCGCAACTGGCCCTCGACGCCGCCCACCGCGCCGGCCGCGACCGACTCTCCGCCGCGCTCGACGGCGACTCAGTGACGGCGGGGGAAGTCGCCGGCGAGGTCCGCGCCGAGGTGACGGCGTACGGGTTCGAAGAGCCGTCGGTGACGGTTGACGGCGTCGGACTTGCGTCGCGCGAACGACCGCGGGGCGGCGAGGAAGTCGAGTCCGGACAGGTGGTGGTCGTCGCGGCGAGCGTCAGTCGAGCGGGAGACGAGACCGTGAGCGAGGGGCGACGGACGGACGTCGTGCGCCACGTCGAGACGCTCTGTCTCGACGGCGACGACGGTGGCAGCGTCGAACGGGTCGTCCCGCTTCCGAAGTCGCTGTCGCCGTCGCGGGCGCTCGACTAA
- a CDS encoding SLC13 family permease: MILGLPTETALVFGLILVTVALFVTEVVSPDIVAIGLVVALVVLGPWTGISAEEGLSGFSNPATVTILAMYVLSKGIEETGVVRRLGAEVAHVTRGNENRLLAAVVALTGPIAGVINNTPVVAVFIPMVTDLAEEAGVSPSKLLLPLSYASMLGGTLTLIGTATNLVASDLSASLIDHPFSMFEFTSLGLVVLVVGSVYLLTVGKALTPARVTPGDRTTQYEIDAYLARVLVPARSPLVGVPAADVASDAARDLDIDILDVVRGHEHFIATDSDRELNARDILTVRGAPDEIKRFCDVADLRYLPRATVGDDELDNPAEGTLVELVVPSESSVVGDTIAGARVRERYDATVIGVRRRNGDLVRERFGPHVIEAGDSLLLQTTEETVEYLLETHEFVVTGEIPDLIDRIRGRELQPTTLPALAIVGSVIGLAALGVVPIVIAALGGVVAMVVTGILTPSDAYDAVNWNVIFLLAGVIPLGLAMQDTGGVDVLASGVVALSALVPAVGMLAAFYLLTGLLANVVTPVASVVLLLPIAVDTAGRIGADPFAFVLAVTFAASTAFMTPVGYQTNLMVYGPGGYRFTDYVRVGAPLQALLTVVTTLGIVVLWGV; the protein is encoded by the coding sequence ATGATCCTCGGACTGCCGACCGAAACGGCGCTGGTGTTCGGGCTCATCCTCGTCACGGTCGCGCTGTTCGTCACCGAGGTCGTCTCACCCGACATCGTCGCCATCGGACTCGTCGTCGCCCTCGTCGTCCTCGGGCCGTGGACGGGAATCTCGGCCGAGGAAGGGCTCTCGGGGTTCTCGAACCCGGCGACGGTGACCATCCTGGCGATGTACGTCCTCTCGAAGGGTATCGAAGAGACGGGCGTCGTCCGGCGCCTCGGCGCGGAGGTGGCCCACGTCACCCGAGGGAACGAGAACCGGTTGCTGGCGGCGGTCGTCGCCCTGACGGGACCCATCGCCGGCGTCATCAACAACACCCCGGTCGTCGCGGTGTTCATCCCGATGGTGACCGACCTCGCCGAGGAGGCGGGCGTCTCGCCGTCGAAGCTCCTCTTGCCCCTCTCGTACGCGTCGATGCTCGGCGGGACGCTCACCCTCATCGGGACGGCGACGAACCTCGTCGCCAGCGACCTCTCGGCGTCGCTCATCGACCACCCGTTCAGCATGTTCGAGTTCACCTCTCTCGGCCTCGTCGTCCTCGTCGTCGGAAGCGTGTACCTCCTGACGGTCGGCAAGGCGCTCACGCCGGCGCGGGTGACGCCGGGCGACAGAACCACCCAGTACGAGATCGACGCGTACCTCGCACGGGTGCTCGTTCCCGCGCGGTCGCCGCTCGTCGGCGTCCCGGCCGCGGACGTCGCGAGCGACGCCGCCCGCGACCTCGACATCGACATCCTCGACGTCGTCCGCGGCCACGAACACTTCATCGCGACCGACTCCGACCGGGAACTGAACGCGCGCGACATCCTCACCGTTCGGGGCGCACCCGACGAGATCAAGCGCTTCTGCGACGTCGCCGACCTCCGGTACCTCCCGCGGGCGACGGTGGGCGACGACGAACTCGACAACCCCGCGGAGGGGACGCTCGTCGAACTGGTCGTCCCCTCCGAGTCGTCGGTCGTCGGGGATACCATCGCCGGGGCCAGAGTGCGAGAGCGGTACGACGCGACCGTCATCGGGGTCCGTCGGCGGAACGGCGACCTGGTTCGGGAGCGCTTCGGCCCGCACGTCATCGAGGCCGGCGACTCGCTGTTGTTGCAGACGACCGAGGAGACGGTCGAGTACCTCCTCGAAACCCACGAGTTCGTCGTCACCGGCGAGATTCCGGACCTCATCGACCGCATTCGGGGGCGGGAACTCCAGCCGACGACGCTCCCGGCGCTCGCAATCGTGGGGAGCGTCATCGGGTTGGCGGCGCTCGGCGTCGTCCCCATCGTCATCGCGGCGCTGGGCGGCGTCGTCGCGATGGTCGTCACGGGCATCCTCACGCCGTCGGACGCCTACGACGCCGTCAACTGGAACGTCATCTTCCTCCTCGCGGGCGTCATCCCGCTGGGGCTGGCGATGCAGGATACCGGCGGCGTCGACGTGCTGGCCTCGGGCGTCGTCGCCCTGTCAGCGCTCGTCCCCGCCGTGGGGATGCTCGCGGCCTTTTACCTCCTGACGGGGTTGCTCGCGAACGTCGTGACGCCCGTCGCGAGCGTCGTCCTCCTCCTCCCGATCGCGGTCGACACGGCGGGACGCATCGGCGCGGACCCGTTCGCGTTCGTCCTCGCCGTGACGTTCGCGGCCTCGACGGCGTTCATGACGCCCGTCGGATACCAGACGAACCTCATGGTGTACGGTCCCGGCGGGTATCGGTTCACCGACTACGTCCGCGTGGGCGCGCCGCTGCAGGCGCTTTTGACCGTCGTGACCACGCTCGGCATCGTCGTGCTGTGGGGAGTGTGA